Proteins from a genomic interval of Chanos chanos chromosome 3, fChaCha1.1, whole genome shotgun sequence:
- the mlnl gene encoding motilin-like encodes MTMRGTVAACMVVVCVVALLAEQAEGHFTFFSPKEMRVMKEREGKKDVEPRSEDGMFEETSVSPIPEEDRSASPGQTVEIGVKLTAKQLEHVGPVLGDMLQKVLNEAEKGEEETQGQDFVFA; translated from the exons ATGACTATGCGAGGAACAGTGGCAGCGTGtatggtggtggtgtgtgttgtggccCTGTTGGCAGAACAGGCTGAGGGACATTTCACTTTCTTCAGTCCTAAAGAGATGAGGGTGATGAAG gagagagaagggaagaaggACGTGGAGCCGCGCTCTGAGGACGGCATGTTTGAGGAGACGTCAGTTTCTCCAATACCAGAAGAAGACAGAAGTGCCTCCCCG gGGCAAACTGTGGAGATAGGGGTCAAATTAACCGCCAAACAGTTGGAGCATGTGGGCCCTGTCTTGGGAGACATGCTACAGAAGGTTCTGAATGAAGCGGAAAAAGGTGAGGAAGAGACACAGGGCCAAGATTTTGTATTTGCGTAA